Proteins from a genomic interval of Fibrobacterota bacterium:
- a CDS encoding aldehyde dehydrogenase family protein produces MTNSPGILKPIDPFTLEAAGEYPLLDFPGLRAIVDRARTAAAAWRQVSVAQRVEWFRAGLQWFEANRAAIAMDITRQMGKPIKQSENELKGFFERAEWLADAAESALAPDILPPKAGFVRRIEHAPLGVVLIIAPWNYPLLTAVNGVAAALLAGNAVILKHSSLTPAVGEHFARAFGSMGAGGPLENVLQAVVSGHGAIGKVMENCDIDHVVFTGSVEGGLSVQKSLANRSGVANRFIDCALELGGKDGAYVAADADLEKAAADLVDGAMYNAGQSCCGIERVYVHKDRYRDFLDKCAELASAYVLGDPRQHATTMGPLATAKSAEAMLGQVEAARAKGAVVVAGGRARKVGMGTFFEPTLITNADHRMDLMREENFGPILPVVPVRDDEEAVRLVNDSPYGLTSAIYTRDQERAERFAASADTGTVYMNRCDYLDPALPWTGVRDSGRGTSLSKYGFYAMTRRKAIHFRVG; encoded by the coding sequence ATGACAAACTCGCCGGGAATCCTGAAGCCAATCGATCCCTTCACCTTGGAGGCGGCCGGGGAATATCCCCTGTTGGATTTCCCGGGCCTCCGGGCCATCGTGGATCGCGCCCGCACGGCCGCCGCGGCCTGGCGCCAGGTGTCCGTGGCCCAGCGCGTGGAATGGTTCCGCGCCGGCCTGCAATGGTTCGAGGCCAACCGCGCCGCCATCGCCATGGACATTACCCGGCAGATGGGAAAGCCCATCAAGCAATCGGAGAACGAACTGAAAGGCTTTTTCGAACGCGCCGAATGGCTGGCGGACGCGGCCGAATCGGCTTTGGCCCCGGACATCCTCCCGCCAAAGGCCGGCTTCGTCCGGCGCATCGAACATGCGCCCCTCGGCGTCGTCCTCATCATCGCGCCTTGGAATTATCCGCTGCTGACCGCCGTGAACGGCGTGGCTGCGGCCCTCTTGGCCGGGAACGCCGTCATCCTGAAGCATTCCAGCCTCACCCCCGCCGTCGGCGAGCATTTCGCCAGGGCCTTCGGGAGCATGGGAGCCGGGGGACCGCTCGAGAACGTATTGCAAGCCGTAGTATCGGGCCATGGGGCCATCGGAAAAGTCATGGAGAACTGCGACATCGATCACGTCGTATTCACGGGTTCGGTGGAAGGCGGCCTTTCCGTGCAAAAGAGCTTGGCGAACCGATCGGGAGTGGCCAACCGCTTCATCGATTGCGCGTTGGAACTGGGCGGCAAGGACGGCGCCTACGTCGCCGCCGATGCCGATCTGGAGAAGGCCGCCGCCGACCTGGTGGACGGAGCCATGTATAATGCGGGCCAGTCGTGCTGCGGGATCGAGCGCGTATACGTGCACAAGGATCGCTACCGCGATTTCCTCGACAAATGCGCCGAACTGGCTTCGGCCTACGTGTTGGGCGACCCCCGTCAGCATGCCACCACCATGGGCCCCTTGGCGACGGCGAAATCGGCCGAGGCCATGCTGGGCCAGGTGGAGGCCGCCCGCGCCAAAGGCGCCGTAGTGGTCGCCGGCGGCCGCGCGCGCAAAGTGGGGATGGGGACCTTTTTCGAGCCGACCCTCATAACCAATGCCGATCACCGCATGGACCTGATGCGCGAGGAGAACTTCGGCCCCATCCTCCCGGTGGTTCCCGTGCGCGACGACGAAGAAGCGGTCCGCCTAGTGAACGATTCCCCTTATGGCCTTACTTCCGCCATTTACACACGCGACCAGGAACGCGCGGAGCGCTTCGCGGCCTCGGCGGATACGGGCACGGTGTACATGAACCGTTGCGATTACCTGGACCCGGCCTTGCCTTGGACCGGGGTGCGGGACAGCGGGCGGGGGACTTCGCTGTCGAAGTACGGGTTCTACGCGATGACCCGGAGGAAGGCGATCCACTTCAGGGTCGGATGA